From one Formosa sediminum genomic stretch:
- a CDS encoding protein-disulfide reductase DsbD family protein, whose product MKHILFALLFTLTLSAFSQILDPVKWSTSVEKVSDTEYKLITTANIETSWHLYSQYVPENGPIPTTFIYDNSENTFTLEGNTTEGEGHTVFDPVFEMDIKFFEGQTQFVQLITVTSEINTINGFVEYMVCDDTQCMPPTEVELEFVLNANAVLTADTTNKTKEISEQQIEKTEEAASNKGLWSIFFVAFLSGFAALLTPCVFPMIPMTVSFFTKQSKSKAAGIRNAIIYGISIIVIYVLLGTAVTGIFGASALNALATNVWFNVIFFVLLVVFAISFLGAFEIVLPNSWANKVDSQADRGGLIGIFFMALALAIVSFSCTGPIVGTLLVESASKGGAAPIIGMFGFSLAIALPFALFAAFPGWLNSLPKSGGWLNTVKVVLGFLELALAFKFLSQADLVLQLHILEREVFIAIWIAIFGALAFYLFGKIQLPHDSPLPHISVGRLSLGLIVLSFTIYMIPGLWGAPLNIISAFPPPLEYSESPYGVGYSKLGGNALSAATQTDLPDGAHLLAPHDILAFNDYDKGVAYAKQVGKPIMLDFTGWACVNCRKMEQNVWPEPGVLNILKNDVVLISLYVDDKRPLEDDEVVASQLKPGKTLKYIGQKWSEMQTIRYKANSQPFYVIIDHEEEQLVEPVAYLPDAKLYQDWLEKGVQNFKK is encoded by the coding sequence ATGAAGCATATTCTTTTTGCCCTTTTATTTACATTAACTTTATCTGCATTTTCTCAGATATTAGATCCGGTAAAGTGGTCTACTTCTGTTGAAAAAGTTTCGGATACAGAATATAAATTAATTACCACAGCTAATATTGAAACAAGTTGGCATTTATATTCTCAATATGTACCAGAAAATGGCCCGATTCCAACCACTTTTATTTATGATAATTCAGAAAATACTTTTACGTTAGAAGGTAATACTACCGAAGGTGAAGGACATACTGTATTTGATCCTGTGTTTGAAATGGATATTAAGTTTTTTGAAGGTCAAACTCAATTTGTACAATTAATTACTGTTACTTCAGAAATTAATACTATTAACGGTTTTGTTGAATATATGGTGTGTGATGACACCCAATGTATGCCACCTACAGAAGTTGAACTAGAATTTGTTTTAAACGCTAATGCCGTATTAACAGCAGATACTACTAACAAAACTAAAGAAATTTCAGAACAACAAATAGAGAAAACAGAGGAGGCAGCTTCAAATAAGGGGTTATGGTCTATTTTCTTTGTTGCTTTCTTATCGGGTTTTGCAGCGTTATTAACGCCATGCGTATTTCCTATGATTCCTATGACGGTGAGCTTTTTTACCAAACAAAGTAAAAGTAAAGCAGCCGGAATTAGAAACGCTATTATTTACGGAATAAGTATTATTGTAATTTATGTGTTGTTAGGTACCGCGGTTACGGGAATCTTTGGTGCTAGTGCTTTAAACGCATTGGCTACCAACGTATGGTTTAACGTTATTTTCTTTGTATTACTTGTGGTGTTTGCTATATCGTTTTTAGGCGCTTTCGAAATTGTTTTACCAAATTCTTGGGCAAATAAAGTTGACTCTCAAGCCGATCGTGGTGGGTTAATAGGCATTTTCTTTATGGCGTTAGCATTAGCCATAGTCTCATTTTCTTGTACGGGGCCTATTGTTGGAACGCTTTTAGTCGAATCTGCTTCAAAAGGAGGTGCAGCCCCAATTATTGGAATGTTTGGCTTTTCTTTAGCGATAGCTCTGCCTTTTGCTTTATTTGCAGCATTTCCGGGTTGGTTAAACTCTTTGCCAAAATCTGGAGGCTGGCTAAATACGGTAAAAGTTGTTTTAGGTTTTTTAGAATTGGCTTTAGCTTTTAAATTTCTGTCACAAGCAGATTTAGTATTGCAATTACATATTTTAGAACGTGAGGTGTTTATTGCTATTTGGATCGCTATTTTTGGAGCTTTAGCATTTTATTTGTTTGGAAAGATACAATTACCTCACGATTCGCCTTTACCTCATATTTCTGTTGGACGATTAAGTTTAGGACTTATTGTGTTGTCTTTTACAATTTATATGATACCTGGACTTTGGGGAGCACCGTTAAATATAATTAGTGCGTTCCCTCCACCGTTAGAATATAGTGAATCACCTTATGGAGTTGGATACTCTAAACTTGGAGGAAATGCTCTAAGTGCAGCAACACAAACCGATTTGCCAGATGGCGCTCATTTGTTAGCACCTCATGATATTTTGGCTTTTAATGATTACGATAAAGGTGTGGCTTATGCTAAACAAGTAGGTAAACCCATAATGTTAGATTTTACAGGATGGGCTTGTGTGAATTGTAGAAAGATGGAACAAAATGTTTGGCCAGAACCAGGAGTTTTAAACATTTTAAAAAACGATGTGGTTTTAATTTCTTTATATGTAGATGATAAACGTCCGTTGGAAGATGATGAAGTTGTAGCCTCTCAATTAAAACCAGGAAAGACATTAAAATACATTGGACAAAAATGGAGTGAGATGCAAACTATAAGATATAAAGCTAATTCACAACCATTTTATGTTATTATCGATCATGAAGAGGAGCAATTGGTAGAACCTGTTGCATATCTACCAGATGCAAAACTTTATCAAGATTGGTTAGAAAAAGGAGTTCAGAATTTCAAAAAATAG
- a CDS encoding adenosine deaminase, producing MKLSELKNIIQGIPKTELHLHLEGSFEPELMFEIAKRNNIPLDYESVNALKKAYKFNNLQEFLDIYYLGAKVLIYEQDFFDLTWAYLTKVHSQNVVHVEVFFDPQTHTERGVPFNVVINGIKKALEKGKEELNISYKLIMSYLRHLSEDDAFKTLEEALPFKHWIDGVGLDSSEVGNPPSKFINVFEASAKQGFKLVAHAGEEGPVEYIWEALDLLKIDRIDHGNRCLDDDKLVQKLIQDKTALTLCPLSNLELKVIQNMEDHNIVEILDRGIVATINSDDPAYFGGYMNENYYETAKALKLNTTHLKQLAINGFEASWLPLEDKEKHILKVEQYFSSIQ from the coding sequence ATGAAATTATCTGAATTAAAAAACATCATACAAGGTATACCTAAAACAGAACTTCATTTACACCTAGAAGGAAGTTTTGAGCCAGAATTAATGTTTGAAATAGCTAAAAGAAACAATATTCCTTTAGATTACGAATCCGTTAATGCTTTAAAAAAGGCTTACAAGTTTAATAATCTTCAAGAGTTTTTAGACATTTACTATTTAGGTGCAAAAGTGTTAATTTACGAACAAGATTTCTTTGATTTAACTTGGGCTTATCTTACCAAGGTACATAGCCAAAATGTGGTTCATGTAGAAGTCTTTTTCGATCCCCAAACACATACAGAACGAGGTGTACCCTTTAATGTTGTTATTAACGGAATTAAAAAAGCACTTGAAAAAGGTAAAGAAGAATTAAACATATCTTACAAGCTTATCATGTCTTATTTACGTCATTTAAGTGAAGACGATGCGTTTAAGACATTAGAAGAAGCTCTTCCTTTTAAACATTGGATTGATGGTGTTGGGTTAGATTCTTCTGAAGTTGGCAATCCGCCTAGTAAATTTATTAATGTTTTTGAAGCCTCTGCAAAACAAGGTTTCAAATTAGTTGCTCACGCCGGAGAAGAAGGTCCCGTTGAGTACATCTGGGAAGCTTTGGACCTCCTGAAAATTGACAGGATAGATCATGGTAACCGCTGCTTAGATGATGATAAATTGGTTCAAAAATTAATTCAAGACAAGACAGCTTTAACCTTATGCCCATTGAGTAATTTAGAACTTAAAGTGATTCAAAATATGGAAGATCACAATATTGTTGAAATTCTTGATCGAGGTATTGTGGCGACAATAAACTCTGATGATCCTGCTTATTTTGGTGGTTATATGAATGAGAATTATTATGAAACAGCTAAAGCTTTAAAACTTAATACAACACATTTAAAGCAGTTGGCCATTAATGGTTTTGAAGCTAGTTGGCTCCCTCTTGAAGATAAAGAGAAACATATTTTAAAAGTTGAACAGTATTTTAGCTCAATCCAATAA
- a CDS encoding HAD family hydrolase: MIKIIQSKTRCLILSSVLLISLWSCKQESSTSTTVEPKEVTETVMADPLPSWNEGDVKHSIIAYVEDVTDSTSANFIPVFDRIATFDNDGTLWSEQPMYFQLFFALSRIKAMSADHPEWKNKQPFKAVLENDMEALMAQGEKGLVTIIMTTHADTTTDEFEALVSEWIATAEHPIKKKKFKELVYQPMLELLDYLRANDFKTFIVSGGGIEFMRPWTEEVYNIPKDQVVGSSVQTEYDYNDGKPFIKRLAKLDLNDDKEGKPVGINRYIGRKPVFAAGNSDGDLQMLRWADANTFKTMKLYVHHTDSIREWAYDRTSHIGKFDKALDEANEKKWTIVSMKDDWNVIYPFEKK; encoded by the coding sequence ATGATTAAAATAATCCAAAGTAAAACACGGTGTTTAATACTCTCTAGCGTGTTACTTATTAGTCTGTGGTCCTGTAAACAAGAATCGTCTACAAGTACTACAGTAGAGCCTAAAGAAGTTACAGAAACAGTTATGGCAGATCCGTTGCCATCATGGAATGAAGGTGATGTTAAACACTCTATAATAGCTTATGTAGAAGATGTAACAGATAGTACAAGTGCAAATTTTATTCCTGTTTTTGATCGAATTGCAACCTTTGATAACGATGGTACACTATGGTCAGAACAACCTATGTATTTTCAATTGTTTTTTGCCCTTTCTAGAATTAAAGCAATGTCTGCCGATCATCCAGAATGGAAAAATAAGCAACCATTTAAGGCTGTATTAGAAAACGATATGGAAGCTTTAATGGCTCAAGGAGAAAAAGGGTTAGTAACTATTATTATGACTACTCATGCAGATACAACCACAGATGAGTTTGAAGCTTTAGTGTCAGAATGGATTGCAACAGCGGAACACCCAATTAAAAAGAAAAAATTTAAAGAGTTAGTTTATCAACCTATGTTAGAATTGTTAGACTACTTGAGAGCTAACGATTTTAAGACATTTATTGTTTCTGGAGGTGGTATAGAATTTATGAGACCATGGACAGAAGAAGTGTATAACATACCTAAAGATCAAGTGGTAGGCAGTAGCGTACAAACAGAATACGACTATAATGATGGTAAACCATTTATAAAAAGACTAGCTAAACTTGATTTAAACGATGATAAAGAAGGAAAACCTGTTGGTATTAACAGATACATTGGTAGAAAGCCAGTATTCGCAGCAGGTAACTCAGATGGTGATTTGCAAATGTTACGCTGGGCAGATGCTAATACTTTTAAAACAATGAAATTATACGTACATCATACAGATTCCATAAGAGAATGGGCTTATGATAGAACATCTCATATTGGTAAATTTGATAAAGCATTAGATGAAGCTAATGAAAAAAAATGGACCATAGTAAGTATGAAAGACGATTGGAATGTAATATATCCTTTTGAGAAAAAATAG